CCCCAGGAAAACAAATACACACATGTTTGCCACTTAAGCTTTCACATGTACAAAACTGGGAACACCGGAATAAAACGCCAGAGAGACAATGAGTTTCAACAGtttcaaatatgaaataaacaaAAGTTACACGACAGAAAATGTTGTTGGCAGCAAAGGTAAAGAATGCGCTGGCCGCTGGAGGCTTAAAACCAAAAGACAAGTTAGGAAATTCAGTTATCCAGAGACCAACTTCCACATATACGGAGTAATATACTTCTTCGCTTCAGTTAATTTCAATTTATTTAATTGCCAAATTAGAGGAAATTTCCTTTGAAGCATTCAAGTAATCTATAAGTTAGTTCTTTATAATCAATTGTCACCTATCTCTACTTTTCACCCAAGCTAATTGTTTCTTCCTCATTCTCGTGCTCTTCTAATAACCAAGAAGCCGTGATCGAGCCAATACTAAGCAACAGTGAAAATGAAAATACACGACAGTGAATTTTACATATAGCTGTTAGAActtttttttaaggaaaaaagGTGTTACCCAACTTTATTTCTATTTCTCATCCAGAATGGATACTCGATAGCTCTATTTTGAAGATCATCAATTAGTTACTAATTATATCGTGAGATATTATTTCCACTAAAAGTTAGGTGACTGTACTCCTCCTCTAGGGAGCGTCACATATTAAATTTGTACAGTTTTTGCCTTCCTCATTCTCTTTAATTGTACTTATATACTAATCACAACCTATATCCAAAAAATAGACGATGCATGATTACCTTTCCATTTTTGGTTCATTTATTGTTTCTACTAATCAAGCTAAACAAAACATGATCCAGGGAAAAAGAATTCAACACTTCTTTTACTTCCCATAATTTCCTCACTCTCACAAACTGTATTCATGTACTAATTACCACCtatatatgttttaaaaaatGGGCAATAATTAATATCTTTTCTTTTATAAGGgataataaataatattttggatCTTTTACCTTAATCTATAGTAAAAAGGAGAATCATAATATGGctaagaaaggaaagaaaaaactaAACTAACATCCCTAGTATTATTATGCAACCACAAAACTTCCCATATTTTTATGCAAAAAAGCACAAATACCAAAAGATAACCCCGTGTACTATGGAGATCCTACACAAATATTAGCTTGAACAATATTTCCAATTGCGTTAGGTGTTTAGTTTTGAAAAGCATGAGGTATACCCGTAATTAAATATATTACAATATAATTactaaaaacaaattaaaattacaaataaagAGTTTATATGTATTTAAGTTTATCAAATTTAAGAAGATAAAATATAGGGATAACATCATTATATTTGTGTACAATTTTCAATGTCTAAGGGATATAAGTGTAAGATTTTAAAATAAAGGGGTGTAGTATATGTAATTGAGTCACATCATAGAGGAGTTTAGTGCAATTTACCCTATAAATATAGCCTATAGCAAATGTTTTAGCACCTTTATTCTCCGAATAATAATGAACCAAAAGACCAACAAATAGGTGCTAAAACATTTGCTATAGGCTATATTTATAGTGTAATGAACCAAGAGACCAACAAATATCACCATTCGTGGTTCCTTCCCTGCTGGTTTACAGCGCAGGTTGGGTGCAATCACCACCAAGGCACTAACGCATAATGAGATATTACGGGTCTATTTGAAAAGCCATCAGGTAATTGGAATTGATGTAATTACTAATTACACAACTGTGTAATTACTTGTCACAGTGTAATTGTAATTACAAGTTTCTTGTTTGGTTGCATAAGTGTAATTACAAAGTTcgattaaattttaaatgaagtaattatcaaaatttaaaagttaatattCCCTCTATTCaagtttatgtgaacttatttcctttttggtccgttccaaaaagaatgacctctttctaaatttgaaaacaattttgcttaaacttacaattttaccCCTTAATGAGAAGACGCAAATACTctggcccctttttgacttgtttaggaccacaaatttcaaaagtctttcattttttcttaaactacgtGATCAGTCAagcatgttcacataaattggtaaattggaacagagggagtataatAAATATAGCCTATAATTTATAAGTATTATATTTggtatttaatatatattttctccgtgaatatacattaattaacaatcatatatttataacaaatattgtaaacatatatatatattccaaattaataatatttaatttagatacttaacaacaacaacaacaacaaccacccactaaaatcccactaatggggtctggggagggtaatgtgtacgcacaTTTTACCCTTACCCCTagcccgaaggagtagagagatgtttccgaaagaccctcggctcaaaaagacaaaaaggagacaatattagtatcacaacagcaatcataagaaaaataggaacattataaaatccagaagaaagatgcaaagcaaagggagacaatattagtatcaccacaacaatcataagaaaaataggaacaccgtgaaatctagaagaaagatgcttACAAAAACTAAAAACATATGTTCCataagaacatcatggaattcatgtttgataaaataaattaatatttataaatataatgtcataacattattcaaatatttgataaaattaatctatcaattctaactaaaaaatgaaGAACATGCAATGTGAGCCAATACTACTAAAATAAGTAAATTGGAACGATGAatataacacaatttcaaaatcCCACCAAAACAATAGCTTACCTTATGTCAAATTCTAACGTAATAATAGTAAGTTCCAAAGCTTAAGATTAggaaacataataagtttataacCACATTCAACAACGAAATTTCACTTTAATTGCATCATTCATTATATTCCAAGTTTGTTATtgactcattatttctaatattaggaggtgtagcttcaaaaaataaaataataaaataaataaaaaataaaatataggcaATTACATGAAATCACAAGAAGTAaaggtagagaaataaaagataaataatgtacaaggaaaaatatattttaaaatttcaaaagaatttaaatgtaaaaataaatttaaaaagtaaaataatagaaataaaaagttataaagaaaataaattaaaataaaaacagaaaaggaaagaaactaaAATGCAATACCACCAATTCTTACCTCCCATGAGAATTAGAGAGTGTAATTACACCCAATTCTATGatgaccaagtaattacttggccaaACAAACATGCCAAACTGTGCAATTACACTCAATTACACCCAACTCCATTTCCAtggtggctttccaaacaggCTCTAAATAAAGCAAGTAAATACCATAGTAGTAGTTATACCTTTCTAGGTCGACCCAGAGGTTTTCCAGAAAGCTTCCTGGGTCTCTTAACAGTAGGAGCAGCGGCTGCAGCGCCGTAAGATTTTGGAGGCCGTCCACGTCGCTTTCCGAGGGGAGGCAGAGCCCCATTATTTGTGACACCGCCACCACCAACAGCATTAGGCAAGTTTTCCGTATCAAAAGCAGCAGCAATAGGCACATCTGTAACACCCACAGTAGCAGCAGGAGGTCCACTAGACCTTGGTGGCCGTCCCCTTCGTTTAGGTGTTGTTATGGCTCCCGGGACACCACCAGCTGGAACATTGGTCACATTGGCACCAACAGAAGGAATATTTGCGACATTGGCACCGCCATTGGCAGCAGCAACAGCCGCATTCTTCCTGGGCCGACCTCGTCGTCCAGGAACAGAATTTTTCCTGGGCCGACCTCGTCGTCCAGAACCCATAGCTGATCCAGGAGCAGCATTAACTGTCACACTCTTAGGAGGACGACCAGGTCTCCTCTTACTACCACCGCTCTGGTCCGGTAATTTGGGTTCCACCGGTTTAACCACAGTGGAACCATCCTTACGGGGACGACCTGGTCGTCTCTTTGCCGTACTCTCTTCAGCTCCCGGTGCCGGAGCCAGCCCAACAGCAGGATTCTGAACTCCAACAGGCCCATCAGCTAGCCCAAGAGAAACAAACACGGATTCAGCGCCAAGGCCAGCATAATTATGGCCTTCAGGAGTAGCATAGGCCTGCGTCTGTGGCTGGGTCTGGAACTGTTGCTGAGGTTGGAGTAATGGGTCGGGCTGGAACTGTTGTTGAGGTAAGTACTGGGGCTGTTGTTGGATGAGTTGGAATTGAGGTTGAAACTGGGCTGCTTGCTGCTGTTGGGCTTGAAGTTGGGCTTGAAGCTGGGCTTGAAGCTGAGCTTGGAATTGGTCTTGAAATTGGACTTGAGCTTGGACTTGAGGCTGAGCATGAGGTTGGGCCTCAGGCTTGAGCTTAGGAGGACGACCAGGTTTCCTTTTAGAAAGAGAAGAAACATCAGTACCAACACCGTTGGAATCGGCGTCGGCGGAAGGAGGCGGAGGAGCAGATCCAGGTGGTCCGGCGAGCATGTAAGAGTGTTTGACCATAGCAAGGTAACCACTGTTCTTCAAACGCTTAAGATGGTGAGTCAACAGGGCCGAGTGATTCGGTGGAAGATTTGTGTAGACTCGGTCTATGTACTTAGCTATGGCTATCCTGCTTGACCCATCCCTCTCCTTTAACGCCGTTATCGCCGCCGTTATCATCTGTCACAGTTGAAAAAATAAATCAATCCTTTagtcaaaaaagaaagaaaaaaaaaacaaactcgCAAAATTTCTTCGTATCGTACCTCAGCATAAGGCGGGTGGGTAGGCGAAAAGGAAGGGGCAGGGGGAGGGGGTTGAGGAGGGGTAGGGGTAGGAGCATGGTTTACAACTTGAGCTGAGTTAAACGTCGGTGATTCGGTGGTCGTCGGTAGATCCATGGATGGGTCCATCAGGGCATGTATGTAATTTACAAATAAGCTTTGTGAAGATACAGAAATGGTGAAATTCAGAGGAGAAATCCAAGAAAAGAAAGTGGGTGTATAGTATAGAgagagaaaataaag
This DNA window, taken from Nicotiana tabacum cultivar K326 chromosome 4, ASM71507v2, whole genome shotgun sequence, encodes the following:
- the LOC107794768 gene encoding translation initiation factor IF-2-like; translation: MDPSMDLPTTTESPTFNSAQVVNHAPTPTPPQPPPPAPSFSPTHPPYAEMITAAITALKERDGSSRIAIAKYIDRVYTNLPPNHSALLTHHLKRLKNSGYLAMVKHSYMLAGPPGSAPPPPSADADSNGVGTDVSSLSKRKPGRPPKLKPEAQPHAQPQVQAQVQFQDQFQAQLQAQLQAQLQAQQQQAAQFQPQFQLIQQQPQYLPQQQFQPDPLLQPQQQFQTQPQTQAYATPEGHNYAGLGAESVFVSLGLADGPVGVQNPAVGLAPAPGAEESTAKRRPGRPRKDGSTVVKPVEPKLPDQSGGSKRRPGRPPKSVTVNAAPGSAMGSGRRGRPRKNSVPGRRGRPRKNAAVAAANGGANVANIPSVGANVTNVPAGGVPGAITTPKRRGRPPRSSGPPAATVGVTDVPIAAAFDTENLPNAVGGGGVTNNGALPPLGKRRGRPPKSYGAAAAAPTVKRPRKLSGKPLGRPRKNVTSPAVSDPKLVVAYEELKGKLEHMQSRIKEAANALKPCLNAESPAIALAALQELEELAAAGGNPVQQN